From a region of the Chitinophaga caseinilytica genome:
- a CDS encoding TonB-dependent receptor, whose protein sequence is MKMIFALCLSVLAAKNLVAQTLPKQTVKGVITDKSTHFPLPGAAVSIPALGKGAATNEKGEFRLADVPVGRHNIQVNMMGYEPVMLQMVEVNAGKETVLEIPLTETVITLKGAEVTVKRGEGPVSPLALASARQLNIEEGMRYAGTRNDPARMAQNFAGVSGANDGRNDIIIRGNSPAGVLWRAEGVDIPNPNHFSTFGATGGPVTILNTNTLRTSSFLTGAFPADYGNALAGAFDLRLRNGNKDRYEMLAQVGFNGFEAAVEGPIGKPGGASFLVDYRYSLIAAVHALGLSVGTGATVPKYQDLTMKINLPTKRAGTFGVFAMGGLSNIHFIPGEDSTDLYNSGKYEVLTTSNTGVAGLTHSFNFSPKTYGRAFAAISAAESKMDNFENKDEIRGKRRMDLDYSLIRTSFGYRLDHKFNARNQLSVGASGEKMQLDMRNRRIKDGDDDLSEMVNASNGAWLGKGWMNWQHRAGNDFTFNAGVYGQYFGLNDGFVAEPRLNMKYDLSKKQSLTLGLGLHSQLQQLEVYYNETGGSLTNKDLAPTRAMHAVLGYDQLLGERLRFKAETYYQHIYDAPVERAPSSFSLLNYGADFGFPDKPNLFNNGTGRNYGLELTLEKFLHKGFYFLFTQSLFDSKYQGSDKTWRNTAFNAQYVTNFLIGREWTVKPGFSVGADSKVSVAGGQWYTPFNESATVEKGYVVYQEDKAYSLRNDMYFRWDLKFSFTWELGRTTQKFFIDLQNLTNRKNIYTRTIDTETGVVKQVNQIGLFPNVNYQFTF, encoded by the coding sequence ATGAAAATGATCTTCGCATTGTGCCTGAGCGTGCTTGCCGCCAAGAACCTCGTGGCCCAAACGCTTCCCAAACAAACCGTGAAAGGCGTCATCACCGACAAATCCACCCATTTCCCGCTCCCCGGCGCCGCCGTTTCCATTCCGGCCCTGGGCAAAGGCGCGGCTACCAATGAAAAAGGCGAATTCCGGCTGGCCGATGTGCCCGTGGGCCGGCACAACATCCAGGTGAATATGATGGGATACGAGCCTGTGATGCTGCAAATGGTGGAAGTGAACGCCGGCAAGGAAACCGTCCTCGAAATCCCCCTCACCGAAACCGTCATCACCCTCAAAGGCGCCGAAGTGACCGTGAAGCGCGGCGAAGGGCCGGTGAGCCCCCTGGCGCTGGCCAGTGCGCGGCAGCTCAATATCGAGGAAGGGATGCGGTATGCCGGCACGCGGAACGATCCGGCCCGCATGGCGCAGAACTTCGCGGGTGTGTCTGGCGCCAACGACGGCCGGAACGATATCATCATCCGCGGCAACTCGCCCGCCGGTGTATTGTGGCGGGCCGAAGGCGTGGATATTCCCAATCCCAACCACTTCAGCACTTTCGGCGCTACGGGCGGCCCGGTAACGATACTGAACACCAACACCTTGCGGACGTCCTCCTTTTTGACGGGCGCTTTCCCGGCGGATTACGGCAACGCTTTGGCCGGGGCCTTCGATCTGCGGCTGCGCAACGGGAACAAAGACCGGTACGAGATGCTGGCGCAAGTGGGTTTTAACGGCTTCGAAGCCGCGGTGGAAGGGCCGATCGGGAAACCCGGCGGCGCCTCGTTCCTTGTGGATTACCGGTATTCCCTCATCGCCGCGGTGCACGCGCTGGGATTGAGCGTGGGCACCGGCGCCACCGTTCCCAAGTACCAGGACCTCACCATGAAAATCAACCTCCCCACCAAGCGGGCCGGGACTTTCGGCGTTTTCGCCATGGGCGGCCTGTCCAACATCCACTTCATCCCCGGAGAAGATTCCACCGATCTGTACAACTCGGGTAAATACGAAGTGCTGACGACCTCGAACACTGGCGTGGCGGGCCTCACGCACAGCTTCAACTTTTCGCCCAAAACGTATGGCCGCGCTTTCGCCGCCATTTCGGCCGCGGAAAGTAAAATGGATAATTTCGAAAACAAGGATGAAATACGCGGCAAACGCAGGATGGACCTCGATTACAGCCTGATCCGCACCAGCTTCGGCTATCGCCTCGATCATAAGTTCAATGCGCGGAACCAACTCAGCGTCGGCGCTTCCGGCGAAAAAATGCAGCTCGATATGCGCAACCGCCGCATCAAAGACGGTGACGACGACCTCAGCGAAATGGTGAACGCCAGCAACGGCGCCTGGCTGGGAAAAGGATGGATGAACTGGCAACATCGCGCCGGTAACGATTTTACGTTCAACGCCGGCGTCTACGGCCAATATTTCGGGCTCAACGATGGATTTGTGGCCGAACCGCGCCTCAACATGAAATACGACCTGTCGAAAAAGCAGTCGCTTACCCTGGGCCTTGGCCTCCACAGCCAGTTGCAGCAGCTGGAAGTGTACTACAACGAAACCGGCGGAAGCCTCACCAATAAAGATCTCGCGCCCACCCGCGCCATGCACGCCGTGCTGGGATACGACCAGCTGCTGGGCGAGCGCCTGCGCTTCAAGGCGGAAACGTATTATCAGCATATTTACGATGCGCCGGTGGAACGGGCGCCTTCGTCGTTCAGCCTGCTGAATTACGGCGCCGACTTCGGATTCCCCGACAAGCCGAACCTCTTCAACAACGGTACCGGTCGGAACTATGGACTGGAGCTGACGTTGGAGAAATTCCTGCACAAGGGGTTCTACTTCCTCTTCACCCAAAGCCTTTTTGATTCCAAATACCAGGGCAGCGACAAAACCTGGCGCAACACCGCCTTCAACGCGCAATACGTCACCAACTTCCTCATCGGCCGCGAATGGACGGTGAAGCCGGGTTTCAGCGTGGGGGCAGACAGTAAGGTGAGCGTGGCCGGCGGGCAATGGTACACGCCTTTCAATGAATCGGCCACCGTGGAAAAGGGGTATGTCGTGTACCAGGAAGACAAGGCGTATTCGCTGCGGAATGATATGTATTTCCGCTGGGACCTGAAATTTTCCTTCACCTGGGAGCTTGGCCGCACCACTCAGAAATTCTTTATAGATTTACAGAACCTGACCAACAGGAAGAATATTTATACCCGCACGATCGACACTGAAACCGGTGTGGTGAAGCAGGTGAACCAGATCGGGCTTTTCCCGAACGTTAACTACCAGTTTACCTTTTAA
- a CDS encoding sensor histidine kinase, translating into MRNNETALGFNDKWFVLLGIPVLGFLTPIMYFGVRFTREPRYSWLAFAFSVAITALFWLGNRWIIIRTRRKFPLLAQAPKRIAIMVLLMFAFTFAVSNFNGITPPFWSNVVLPYPDLNIVGMVNTLIIAGIYEVIWYQAQLRLSMQGQEDLRNESLQAQIRALKTQVDPHFLFNNLNTLSSVVHSDPDKAEHFIQQLSKLYRHMLEVQDTTLVTVKEELGLLDAYVYLLKTRFGDNLRVTIDVPEAYHDRRIIPFALQIVVENAMKHNVVSAARPLNVKIEVVQDKIVVTNNLQRKMHAVPSTGKGLENINSRVRLLREQEVESVVTADHYIVLLPIFPAV; encoded by the coding sequence ATGCGCAACAACGAAACGGCGCTTGGATTCAACGATAAATGGTTTGTGTTGCTGGGGATCCCGGTGCTGGGGTTCCTCACGCCGATCATGTACTTCGGCGTGAGGTTCACCCGCGAGCCGCGGTACTCCTGGCTGGCTTTCGCCTTCTCCGTGGCCATTACGGCGCTGTTCTGGCTCGGCAACCGCTGGATCATCATCCGCACGCGCCGGAAGTTCCCGCTGCTGGCCCAGGCGCCGAAACGGATCGCCATTATGGTTTTGCTGATGTTCGCATTCACATTTGCCGTGTCGAATTTTAACGGGATCACGCCGCCATTCTGGTCAAACGTAGTGTTGCCCTATCCCGACCTGAATATCGTGGGGATGGTCAACACCCTCATCATCGCCGGTATTTACGAAGTGATATGGTACCAGGCGCAACTGCGGCTGTCGATGCAGGGCCAGGAAGATCTGCGCAACGAAAGCCTGCAGGCACAGATCCGCGCGCTGAAAACACAGGTAGACCCGCATTTTCTTTTCAATAACCTCAATACCCTCAGCTCAGTCGTACACAGCGATCCCGACAAGGCGGAACATTTCATCCAGCAGCTATCCAAACTCTACCGCCATATGCTCGAAGTGCAGGACACGACGCTGGTTACGGTAAAGGAAGAACTGGGCCTGCTGGACGCGTACGTCTATCTTCTCAAAACCCGCTTCGGCGATAATCTCCGGGTAACCATCGACGTGCCCGAAGCGTACCACGACCGGCGCATCATCCCGTTCGCCCTGCAGATCGTCGTGGAAAACGCCATGAAGCATAATGTTGTGTCGGCAGCGCGACCGCTGAACGTGAAGATAGAAGTGGTGCAAGACAAGATCGTGGTGACGAACAACCTCCAGCGCAAAATGCACGCGGTGCCGTCTACCGGCAAAGGACTGGAAAACATCAATTCCCGGGTGCGCCTGCTGCGCGAGCAGGAGGTGGAATCCGTGGTGACGGCCGATCATTACATCGTTTTACTCCCCATATTCCCTGCAGTATGA
- a CDS encoding LytTR family DNA-binding domain-containing protein yields the protein MIKVVIIEDEAPAANKLKTLLKRHDEEVEVLAVLDSVEESAKWFRHFPAPDLIFMDVQLADGLSLEIFKQASLNAPVIFTTAYDQYMLQAFRNNGIEYLLKPLDEAELRQALAKFRQFCQPKQEAGGWEDKIHQLLQYVQPSGHKERFLVKSGQQLYYVNTADLACLYADGKLVYAIDFAGKKHVMEDNLATIEQQLPVREFYRVSRHLVVHVKSVRRVHPWFSGRLKLDLEPSPAVDLEVSRDRVAGFKEWLGK from the coding sequence ATGATCAAAGTGGTCATTATAGAAGACGAGGCCCCGGCCGCCAACAAGCTCAAAACCTTGCTGAAGCGCCATGACGAAGAAGTGGAAGTGCTCGCGGTGCTCGACAGTGTGGAGGAATCCGCCAAATGGTTCCGCCATTTCCCCGCGCCCGACCTTATTTTCATGGACGTGCAGCTGGCAGACGGCCTCAGCCTCGAAATCTTCAAACAGGCGAGCCTCAACGCGCCCGTGATTTTCACTACGGCCTACGACCAGTACATGCTCCAGGCCTTCCGCAACAACGGGATCGAGTATCTCCTCAAACCGCTCGACGAGGCCGAATTGCGCCAGGCACTTGCCAAATTCCGGCAGTTCTGCCAGCCGAAGCAAGAAGCCGGGGGGTGGGAAGACAAGATCCACCAGCTGCTGCAATACGTGCAGCCTTCGGGCCACAAGGAGCGCTTTCTCGTGAAAAGCGGGCAACAGTTGTATTACGTGAACACGGCCGACCTGGCCTGCCTCTATGCAGACGGCAAGCTCGTCTACGCCATTGATTTCGCGGGGAAGAAGCATGTGATGGAAGACAATCTCGCTACTATCGAGCAGCAACTGCCGGTGCGGGAATTCTACCGGGTGAGCCGCCACCTGGTGGTGCATGTGAAAAGCGTCCGCAGGGTGCATCCCTGGTTCAGCGGCCGCCTGAAGCTCGATCTGGAGCCTTCGCCGGCGGTGGACCTGGAAGTGAGCCGCGACCGGGTGGCGGGGTTCAAGGAATGGCTGGGGAAATAA
- a CDS encoding TlpA disulfide reductase family protein: protein MKRLQILPAVLLLPALVHAQTKYAVKGKVGSHNAPTQAYLIYTVDGDQKKDSSTLKNGEFSFSGSVAGITKATVVMDYGPNAPRSSRNGESVKIYLEPGTVNIKSADSLKNATVKGGVHTTDQVALETQLKPLMDKNKALMAKYYGSTDEQKKDSVWMAAIMAESKQIGDDEDAIMKKFAETHTKTLPGLEALKQFAGSAPDYGTIQPMFAKLAPAVQSSADGKAYADMLEKVKAVSIGATAPDFTQNDTEGKPVSLASFRGKYVLIDFWASWCGPCRAENPHVVKAYNEFKDKNFTILGVSLDQPNAKDKWLKAIADDGLTWTQVSDLKFWKNEAAALYAVRAIPQNFLLDPQGKIIAKNLRGDALAAKLAEVIK, encoded by the coding sequence ATGAAAAGATTACAGATCCTGCCTGCAGTGCTCCTCCTGCCGGCGCTCGTACATGCCCAAACCAAGTACGCCGTAAAAGGCAAGGTCGGCAGCCATAACGCCCCCACCCAGGCTTATCTTATTTATACCGTAGACGGCGATCAGAAGAAAGATTCCTCCACGCTGAAAAACGGTGAATTCTCCTTCAGCGGCTCCGTTGCCGGTATCACCAAAGCTACCGTGGTAATGGATTACGGCCCGAACGCCCCCCGTTCTTCACGTAACGGCGAATCGGTAAAAATTTACCTGGAGCCCGGCACCGTAAACATCAAGAGCGCGGATTCCCTGAAAAACGCTACCGTGAAAGGCGGCGTGCACACCACCGACCAGGTGGCCCTGGAAACCCAGCTGAAACCCTTGATGGACAAGAACAAAGCCCTCATGGCCAAATACTACGGATCTACCGACGAGCAGAAGAAAGATTCCGTTTGGATGGCTGCCATCATGGCCGAAAGCAAACAGATCGGCGATGACGAAGATGCGATCATGAAGAAATTCGCGGAAACGCATACCAAAACCCTCCCCGGCCTCGAAGCCCTGAAACAATTCGCCGGCTCCGCGCCCGACTACGGCACCATCCAGCCCATGTTCGCCAAACTGGCTCCCGCCGTGCAATCCAGCGCAGATGGCAAGGCTTATGCAGACATGCTCGAAAAAGTGAAAGCCGTTTCCATCGGCGCCACCGCTCCCGATTTCACCCAGAACGACACCGAAGGGAAACCCGTTTCCCTGGCGTCTTTCCGCGGTAAATACGTGCTGATCGACTTCTGGGCTTCCTGGTGCGGCCCCTGCCGTGCAGAAAACCCGCACGTCGTGAAAGCGTACAACGAATTCAAAGACAAAAACTTCACCATCCTCGGCGTTTCCCTCGACCAGCCCAATGCAAAAGACAAATGGCTGAAAGCGATCGCTGACGACGGCCTCACCTGGACGCAGGTTTCCGACCTGAAATTCTGGAAAAACGAAGCCGCCGCCCTTTACGCCGTGCGCGCCATCCCGCAGAACTTCCTGCTCGATCCGCAAGGCAAAATCATCGCCAAGAACCTCCGTGGCGATGCACTGGCCGCCAAACTCGCGGAAGTGATCAAATAA
- a CDS encoding AraC family transcriptional regulator, with protein MDNLTTSLNYTTYEEKDGFDGQQSIVIPRKILEEQCARNELTAGLYITDMGYYPKARYHHRVRPEGVDQHILIYCVDGRGSARFNRQTFTIGAGDFFVIPRKTAHTYRADEDDPWTIYWVHFVGSASDAVARTLEHKTASLKGTVPWLDQRIALFGSIYRQLESGYDLDNILYANLCFGQFLASLLFPERFTPDTTGDSREIVATATRQMKLQIGGQLTLQQLAEEANLSVSHFVHQFKKKTGYTPIEYFNNLKVQKACELLLYSDMRIKEVAASVGMSDPYYFSRFFTRLMGISPNQYRQQRGG; from the coding sequence ATGGACAATCTTACGACCAGCCTCAACTATACCACGTATGAAGAAAAAGATGGATTCGACGGACAGCAGTCGATCGTCATCCCCCGCAAAATTCTCGAGGAACAGTGCGCACGAAATGAATTAACGGCAGGACTTTACATTACCGATATGGGTTATTATCCCAAGGCCCGCTACCATCACCGGGTGCGGCCGGAAGGGGTAGACCAGCATATCCTTATTTATTGTGTAGACGGCCGGGGCAGCGCCCGGTTCAACCGGCAGACGTTTACCATCGGCGCCGGCGACTTTTTCGTCATTCCCCGGAAAACGGCCCATACTTACCGTGCGGACGAAGACGATCCGTGGACGATTTACTGGGTGCATTTCGTGGGAAGCGCCTCCGACGCCGTGGCCCGCACGCTGGAGCACAAAACCGCGTCGCTGAAGGGCACCGTTCCCTGGCTGGACCAGCGCATCGCGCTGTTCGGGTCTATTTACCGGCAGCTGGAAAGCGGGTACGACCTCGACAACATCCTGTATGCCAACCTCTGTTTCGGCCAATTCCTCGCCTCCCTCCTTTTCCCGGAACGGTTCACCCCGGATACAACGGGCGACAGCCGGGAGATCGTGGCAACGGCAACCCGGCAGATGAAATTGCAGATCGGCGGGCAGCTCACGTTGCAGCAGCTGGCGGAGGAAGCGAACCTGTCCGTTTCCCATTTCGTGCACCAGTTCAAAAAGAAGACGGGATACACGCCCATCGAGTATTTCAACAACCTGAAGGTGCAGAAAGCCTGTGAACTGCTGTTGTACAGCGATATGCGGATCAAGGAGGTGGCGGCCAGCGTGGGCATGAGCGATCCGTACTATTTTTCGCGGTTTTTTACCCGGCTGATGGGCATATCCCCCAACCAGTACCGGCAGCAAAGGGGTGGGTAA
- a CDS encoding TonB-dependent receptor, giving the protein MKVIHVRFRTGRQAICPPGEKHFSRFIPIFLTALVFLAFLLLSPGRAVAQEKGANTVTGSVKDSVGNPLPGVSVIVMGHSGKGTSSNADGRFIIDVPPNVTLQFVLMGYESVLVPLAGRQSVHVVLKEKVSQLTDVVITAYGKKQQKEAIVGAVTTVNPKDLKIPASNLTTALAGQVAGMIAYQRSGQPGQDNASFFVRGVTTFGYKQDPLILIDNVELTTTDLARLQVDDIASFSILKDASATSLYGARGANGVILVTTKEGKAGKAKINFRFENSMSQATRNLKFADPVQYMELYNEAIETRDSLGVPRFDQNKINHTKNGDNKFVYPAVDWMSELFKKRTNNQRANLSVGGGGEIARYYVAGSYSRDNGILKVSPVNNFNNNVRLNNYQLRSNVNINLTKSTELVVRLSGNFDEYTGPITGDASFSTDLYSQVMHTSPVDFPAFFTPDSSTYFEKHILFGNKARENGSLGVNPYAQLMRGYKNFSQSRMSAQLELTQNLSFITKGLNFRGMLTTNRFSFFDVARQYKPFYYQVSDYDKQSDKYRLMWLNNKPNEATEYLDYSPGSRSISTFVYMQGMLDYNRSFGDHTISSTLIGTRQQTLTTDGSSLQSSLPYRNLGLAGRATYSYLSRYFLEFNFGYNGSERFSSNNRFGFFPTIGASWVISNERMWEPLRDVVTRAKVRASYGLVGNDAISGQRFFYMSEVDMNAGYGSIFGKNNGYSRNGVAIRNYENRDVTWETSRQTNLGLELSLFGKVNFIGEVYHQLRSNILQQRASIPNTSGLEAGISANIGEAESRGMDLSLDYKQNFGKELWAAVRANLTYATNKYRVYEEPQFKEPWRSRVGNSIGQTYGFIAERLFVDDAEVANSPKQNFNGFVPRGGDIKYKDVNGDGEITERDMVPIGLPTTPELVYGAGFSVGYKSFDVSAFFQGLGRESFFIDVSDYDRRGGEYYNSTMPFIDNGQVLKAYADNHWSEQNQNIYAMMPRLSAAMNFNSAPWPREGETIANTWFMRNGAFLRLKSVEVGYTIPKHVLKRYHIENLRVYFNGLNLHTWSSFKLWDPEMGGRGLAYPLQKVFNIGVNINL; this is encoded by the coding sequence ATGAAAGTGATCCACGTTCGTTTCCGAACGGGCAGGCAAGCGATTTGTCCGCCCGGGGAGAAACATTTTTCCCGATTCATCCCGATATTCCTGACAGCGCTCGTCTTTCTGGCGTTCCTGCTGCTTTCGCCCGGTCGGGCCGTTGCGCAGGAGAAGGGCGCGAATACGGTAACGGGCAGTGTGAAGGATTCCGTAGGCAACCCTTTGCCCGGGGTCTCCGTCATCGTGATGGGCCATTCCGGAAAAGGCACTTCCTCCAATGCCGACGGCCGGTTCATCATCGACGTGCCGCCCAACGTTACGCTGCAATTCGTGCTCATGGGCTATGAATCCGTGCTGGTGCCGCTGGCAGGCCGGCAATCCGTACATGTGGTGCTGAAGGAAAAGGTCAGCCAGCTGACGGATGTCGTGATCACGGCCTACGGTAAAAAGCAGCAGAAAGAGGCCATCGTGGGGGCGGTTACGACCGTCAACCCCAAAGACCTCAAAATCCCCGCCAGCAACCTCACCACCGCACTGGCCGGGCAAGTGGCCGGGATGATCGCTTATCAGCGGAGCGGACAGCCGGGGCAAGACAATGCCTCCTTCTTCGTGCGCGGCGTCACCACTTTCGGGTACAAGCAAGACCCGCTCATCCTCATCGATAACGTGGAGCTGACGACTACCGACCTGGCCCGCCTGCAGGTAGACGATATCGCCAGCTTCTCCATCCTCAAAGACGCCAGCGCCACGTCGCTCTACGGCGCGCGCGGCGCCAATGGCGTTATCCTCGTCACCACGAAAGAAGGAAAGGCCGGCAAGGCGAAAATCAATTTCCGGTTCGAGAATTCCATGTCGCAGGCTACCCGCAACCTCAAATTCGCCGACCCTGTGCAGTACATGGAGTTGTATAATGAAGCCATCGAAACGCGGGATTCCCTCGGTGTTCCGCGCTTCGACCAGAACAAGATCAACCACACAAAGAACGGCGACAACAAATTCGTGTATCCCGCGGTTGACTGGATGAGCGAGCTGTTCAAAAAACGGACGAACAACCAGCGCGCCAACCTCAGCGTAGGCGGCGGCGGGGAGATCGCGCGGTATTATGTGGCGGGCTCGTACAGCCGCGACAATGGTATCCTGAAAGTGAGCCCTGTCAACAATTTCAACAACAACGTGCGGCTGAACAACTATCAGTTGCGGTCCAACGTCAACATCAACCTCACTAAATCCACGGAATTGGTGGTGCGCCTGTCCGGCAACTTCGATGAATATACCGGGCCGATAACGGGAGACGCCTCGTTCAGCACCGATCTGTATTCGCAGGTGATGCATACCAGCCCCGTAGACTTTCCCGCGTTTTTCACGCCAGATTCCTCTACCTATTTCGAAAAGCATATCCTGTTCGGCAACAAAGCGCGGGAAAATGGCTCGCTGGGCGTGAACCCTTACGCACAGCTCATGCGCGGGTACAAAAACTTCTCCCAGTCGCGCATGTCTGCCCAGCTGGAATTGACGCAGAACCTTTCGTTCATCACGAAAGGGCTTAATTTCCGCGGGATGCTGACTACGAACCGGTTTTCGTTTTTCGACGTTGCCCGTCAATACAAACCGTTTTACTACCAGGTCAGCGATTACGATAAGCAGTCGGACAAATACCGGCTGATGTGGCTGAACAACAAGCCCAACGAGGCTACGGAATACCTGGATTACTCGCCGGGCAGCCGCAGCATTTCGACGTTCGTGTACATGCAGGGCATGCTGGATTACAACCGCAGTTTCGGCGATCATACCATCAGCAGCACTTTGATCGGCACGCGCCAGCAGACGCTGACGACCGATGGGTCTTCGCTGCAATCGTCGCTGCCGTACCGCAACCTCGGCCTGGCGGGGCGCGCCACGTATTCTTACCTGAGCCGCTATTTCCTGGAGTTCAACTTCGGGTATAACGGCAGTGAGCGCTTTTCGTCGAACAACCGGTTCGGTTTTTTCCCGACGATCGGTGCATCGTGGGTGATTTCCAATGAAAGGATGTGGGAGCCGCTGCGCGATGTGGTGACCCGCGCCAAAGTGCGGGCCAGTTACGGCCTGGTGGGGAACGACGCCATCAGCGGACAGCGGTTCTTCTATATGTCTGAAGTAGACATGAACGCGGGTTATGGTTCCATATTCGGGAAGAACAACGGTTACAGCCGCAATGGAGTCGCGATCCGGAACTACGAAAACCGCGACGTGACCTGGGAAACTTCCCGCCAAACGAACCTCGGCCTGGAACTGAGCCTCTTCGGCAAAGTGAATTTTATCGGTGAGGTATATCACCAGTTGCGGTCCAATATCCTGCAGCAACGCGCGTCCATCCCCAATACCTCCGGGCTGGAAGCGGGCATCAGCGCCAATATCGGAGAAGCGGAATCCCGCGGAATGGACCTTTCGCTGGATTACAAGCAGAATTTCGGAAAAGAGCTCTGGGCGGCCGTCCGCGCCAATCTCACCTATGCTACCAACAAGTACAGGGTGTATGAGGAACCCCAGTTCAAGGAGCCCTGGCGCTCCCGCGTGGGCAATTCCATCGGACAGACTTACGGTTTTATCGCGGAAAGATTGTTTGTGGACGACGCCGAAGTGGCCAATTCGCCCAAACAGAATTTCAACGGGTTCGTGCCCCGTGGTGGCGACATCAAATACAAGGACGTCAACGGCGACGGTGAGATCACCGAACGCGATATGGTGCCCATCGGTTTGCCCACCACGCCTGAGCTGGTATATGGCGCCGGATTCTCCGTGGGCTATAAAAGCTTCGACGTTTCCGCGTTTTTCCAGGGCCTGGGCCGCGAGTCGTTCTTCATCGATGTTTCGGATTACGACCGCCGGGGCGGGGAATATTACAACAGCACCATGCCTTTCATCGACAACGGGCAAGTACTCAAGGCATATGCAGACAATCACTGGTCGGAACAAAACCAGAACATCTACGCCATGATGCCCCGCCTGTCTGCCGCCATGAACTTCAATTCGGCGCCGTGGCCGCGTGAAGGGGAAACCATCGCCAACACCTGGTTCATGCGCAATGGGGCGTTCCTGCGGCTGAAAAGCGTGGAAGTGGGGTATACCATCCCGAAACACGTCCTCAAACGCTACCACATCGAAAACCTGCGGGTGTACTTCAACGGGCTCAACCTGCATACCTGGAGCAGCTTCAAGCTGTGGGACCCGGAAATGGGCGGCAGGGGCCTGGCTTACCCACTGCAGAAGGTGTTCAACATCGGCGTAAACATCAATCTGTAG